One Helicobacter pylori NCTC 11637 = CCUG 17874 = ATCC 43504 = JCM 12093 genomic window, GGAGCGTAGTCAAAAAGCTTCATTGTTCGCTAGGGTTTAATTCATGGTAGTGTTTTAAATACTCTTTTTGCATGCGTTCTTGTAATTCTTCATACCAGGTGGGCGAATTAAAATCAGGCGTATAGCTTTCTAGCATGACTAAACGGGTGCGCGCTTTATAGGCTTCTAGGGGCTTAGAATTAAAGATTTTAATGGAATTGATTAACACCATGGGTTGGATTTTGAGTTGGAATTTTTCGGCGATGATTTTAGCCCCTTGCTTGAAAGGGAGGAATTTTTCTCCTCCCCTGCCTCTAGTGCCTTCAGGGAAAATCACTAAAGGGCGGTTTTGATCTAGTTTTTCTTTACACGCTTTCAAAAGGCTCACAATCCCCTTTTTATCCTCTCTGTCAATTAAAATCATTCCGGTATCCGTTAAGGCATGCCCATAAAAAGGGATTTCGCCCAGCTCTTTTTTAGCGATCCAGCAAATATTGCTAGGGTGGTAGGCTTCTAAATAAATGATGTCTAGTAAGCTTTGGTGGTTTAAAACAACGAGTTTAGCGTCCGTATCAAAAGCGCCTATCTTTTCTAAAGTAACCCCGGTAAGGGAAAAAAAGCACGAACAAGCCCTACGGCTGGAGCGGGCGTTATTGTTTTTGCGGTTAAAATAATTGAAAACAATGATAACAGCTAGTCCTATAGCGATCACTAAAGCTCTATAAACCGCTCTTAAAGATTTTTTATTTGACTTCATCTTTTTTGACCCATCCTATTTGTTCATGCGGCGTTAGGATTTTATAATAATCATCATGCGAACCTAAGATTTTAATCGGCATTTCATTTTTAGAAAGCCCTAAAATGGTGGAATTTTGCGTGGGCAGAATGCGGATTTTTTTATGAGCGAGCAAAAGGGCTGATTTTTGCGTGAATAAAAGGTGATACAAAACAAACCCTAAACACAAAATCCCAAGCCCTAAAAAAATGAGTTTGCGCCCAAAAATGAAAAACAGCACCAAGAAAAACACGCACAAAGCGAGCAGTGCCACGTTAGAAAAGACTAAAAAATTGTTTTTAGGAATAAGATCGCTTTGAATACCGGTAGTGTCTTGAGTGGGAATGGTTGAAAAAGATAAGGTCTTAAATTGCCTATTAGAAAGCGAAAAATAATCAAAAGAAAGGTTTTGAATGGTTTTAGGCAACACGCAATAATAAAAAACGCTCCCTTCTTTAGCCTTGATTTGGTTTAAAGAGGCGTTATCAAACCCCTGTTTGATCGCTTCTTTGATGTGAAAATCTTCCCAAGTGGCTTCTTTGAACGCTATTTCCATCACCAAAATATTGTTTTTATCGTTATAATCTTTGGTTTTGTATTGCACAACTTGCAAATCTTTAGCCATGACATTCGCATAACGAGGGTTTTTGGACAAATCCGTTACCTGCAAAGCAACTTTTGGGGCTATGGAATGATCGATGTATTTGTCTTTGTTGGAAAACGCACTCACTTCTAAAGGCGGAATGCTCGCTTTTACGCCCTTAATCTTGTAATAATAAGTCGCTCTGAAAAGCTCTTTTTCCACCTTTTTCCATTTAGGCATTTTGCTTAAAAGCTCAATCTGGGTTTTATCCAGCTCATCTTTGATTTTGGCTTCCAAAAACTCAGCGTCAAACAGCAATAAATCATAAGTTACGCCTATAATTTGACCGATATAAACCGGGTTGTTTTCCAAATCTTCTAATTGGGGGATTTTCACATAAACCACTTTAGCTTTGATTTCTTCTGGCTCATGAGCGTTTTCAGCAACCAAAAAGCTTACCAAAAGGCTTAAAATCAAGCTAACGATCGTGATGGTTTTCATTGAAAACGCCTAAAAATTAAAACATGGTTTTATCATTCTTCAAATAAAAACCCCATGAGTTTTTATTTCTTCTTAGGCGCCTTTTCATCCATTTTCTCATCCACGATAGACCAGGTTTTCAAGCTGTCAATAGCGGTTTTTAGTTGAATATCATCGTTGATCATTTTAGGAGTAACCTCTTTTTCCTCTTCGTTTTTCTTGTCTTTATCCGCCTCTTTGGAATTAGGGGTTTTATCGTCAAGTTTTTTAAGCTCTTGCTCTAAATGGTGTTTTAAATCCGCTTCTTTCAAGCTGAATTTGTTTTCATTTTCTGGCGCTTTACCCGGATAAATCACAATATCAGGCGTGATCCCCTTAGCCTGAATGGTGCGCCCGCTCGGTAAATAATAGCGCGCGGTCGTGATTTTAATCGCTTCGTCTTTATTGACAGGGAGCAGCATCTGCACGCTTCCCTTACCAAAGGTTTTTTCACCGATAATCACGGCTCGTTTGTGATCTTGCAACGCCCCTGCTACGATCTCGCTCGCGCTCGCTGAACCGCCATTGACTAACACCGCAATAGGCAAATTGGTATAAGGGGCTCTGCCGTTAGCCTTGTATTCTAAATTTTCTTCTTTATTTTTGCCTTTTTGAGAGACTAAAACCCCCTCTTTAATGAAGAGGTTAGACAAGCCCACCGCCTGGTTTAATAGCCCTCCAGGATTGCCCCTTAAATCCAACACGATC contains:
- a CDS encoding 1-acyl-sn-glycerol-3-phosphate acyltransferase; its protein translation is MKSNKKSLRAVYRALVIAIGLAVIIVFNYFNRKNNNARSSRRACSCFFSLTGVTLEKIGAFDTDAKLVVLNHQSLLDIIYLEAYHPSNICWIAKKELGEIPFYGHALTDTGMILIDREDKKGIVSLLKACKEKLDQNRPLVIFPEGTRGRGGEKFLPFKQGAKIIAEKFQLKIQPMVLINSIKIFNSKPLEAYKARTRLVMLESYTPDFNSPTWYEELQERMQKEYLKHYHELNPSEQ
- a CDS encoding SH3 domain-containing protein → MKTITIVSLILSLLVSFLVAENAHEPEEIKAKVVYVKIPQLEDLENNPVYIGQIIGVTYDLLLFDAEFLEAKIKDELDKTQIELLSKMPKWKKVEKELFRATYYYKIKGVKASIPPLEVSAFSNKDKYIDHSIAPKVALQVTDLSKNPRYANVMAKDLQVVQYKTKDYNDKNNILVMEIAFKEATWEDFHIKEAIKQGFDNASLNQIKAKEGSVFYYCVLPKTIQNLSFDYFSLSNRQFKTLSFSTIPTQDTTGIQSDLIPKNNFLVFSNVALLALCVFFLVLFFIFGRKLIFLGLGILCLGFVLYHLLFTQKSALLLAHKKIRILPTQNSTILGLSKNEMPIKILGSHDDYYKILTPHEQIGWVKKDEVK